The stretch of DNA GACTCAATGGGCCCGGGATGCCAGTTCCTTCTGTCCTCCCATTTTGGCGGGCCTGGATGGcagtgagatagacctggggagggggggggcagtgagagagacctggggagggggggcagtgagagagacctggggaggggggcagtgagagagacctggggagggggggcagtgagagagacctggggagggggggaagtgagagagacctGGGTAGGGGGCGTGGcagtgagatagacctggggagggggggggcagtgaaagagacctggggagggggggcagtgagagagacctggggagggggggcagtgagagagacctggggagggggcagtgagagagacctggggagggggggcagtgagaccgacctggggagggggggcagtgagagagacctggagaggagggggggcagtgagagagacctcgggtggcagtgagagagacctgggtaggggggaggggcggcagtgagagagacctggggagggggggggcagtgagagagacctgggtaggggggggcggcagtgagataggcctggggagggggggcagtgagagagacctggggagggggggcagtgagagagacctggggagggggggcagtgagagagacctggggagggggggcagtgagagagacctggggagggggggcagtgagagacctggggagggggggcagtgagagagacctggggaggggggagccagtgagagagacctggggagggggggcagtgagagagacctcgggtggcagtgagagagacctgggtaggggggaggggcggcagtgagagagacctggggaggggggggccagtgagagagacctggggagggggaggggcggcagtgagagagacctgggaagggggaggggcagtgagagaggcctggggaggggggcagtgagagagacctcgggtggcagtgagagagacctgggtaggggggaggggcggcagtgagagagacctggggagaggggcagtgagagagacctggggaggggggcagttagagagagacctggggagggggggcagtgagagagacctggggagggggggcagttagAGATACCTGgggtggcagtgagagagacctgggagggggggcaatgagagagacctggggaggGGAGTGGCCGTGAGAGATATATATTGTTACGATATAAattctcattcatacattttaatataataaatgtatttctAACACTATAGTattgtataaatgtaatacaataaataaactctaTTATCAAAAACAAAAgttattagttttttttattaggtATATATGCCCTTTAAAAAAATGGGGGCGGAACCCTTtcatatgtcttagacaggtctgcaaccctgcttttcaccattatctcctagcatacagtgcttccactgcagcaagggattctgtgaaatgacatgcaaatgagcacacagtgccaccttttgtctcaagtccacattacatggaaaacccttaagccaatgcatgctgctttaaacatagcttttaaacatagcctgggatgatatgcaaagccaataaacccacccacagacagactgttttgaccttgtgggtctcttcaatgtgaggttggttgtactggctttgcaatttgagacataagtaggtcttcaccacacattatttaagttttggtgagtgaaaaggtgactaaaatcCCTCCACTATATAACATatacaaatattacttgtgagcacattcacaagtcttagacaggtctgcaaccctgctttttgccattatcacctagcatacagtgcttccactgcagcaaatatatatatatataaatgggttccatgtgtatgtatattccaggcaaaaggtgacacattgtgtgctcatttgtatgtcatttcccagaatcccttgctgcaatgggagCACTGTatcctaggtgataatggttgaaaggcaggggtgcagacctgtctaagacatgtgaatgtgctcacaagtgatattctttattggctatatgctatacggtgaaggttttttgttgcctttttcacccaccataacttaaaatgtaatggtataGATACAGATATAGTTATATCCTTGGTCAACTCCTCATTTCAAAGCAACACACATATATCAAGTATTACCTTGCAGAATTCTGTCCATGGTAAAGAAAGCacatcattaaaataaaataattgtaaaattagcacaacactgggtgttattttgTCAAATAAAATGATGTAGTAAAATTAACTGACAAAATGCTGCCTTTTTAAGTGAAATGAACTAGATTGTTATGCCTAGGTGTTAAAtgtcaccgacacacacacacacacacacacacacacacacacacacacacacacacacacacacacacacacacacacacacacacacacacacacacacacacacacacacgtgtgtatatagcGTCTGGGAATATGGTGCAggtagctgctgtgtgtgtggcatATCTGGGCCACTTGATACCGGGACGAACACGGTGAATTGCCCCCTGCAAAATAATTTGCCAGTCAGCACGTTAACAAAATCGGCCAAGTTTAGGGTGGCGAAAATGTCTGGCTTTTACAAtctgccactatgtcacttgataaaaaCTTTTGAGGTCAAAACGTTgtattggctcaataaatgattttagatttgcagaaatccgttgtgccctgtgttccttctactTTTAACAATCTGAACCAGATGTAAGAAGCCTCAATATAGCCTGCAACACATTAAAATTCAACTGTGACACAAATTTTAAAAATATTAGTGAAGTACAATGGTGAATACCTGTCTAATGTTATTGCAAATCcagtaaatattgctaaatgtACAGTAAGTTGGATGCATACATTCCAtgcttaatatatttatttatttcactggAAATATTTTTTTCACCAGCAATGCTTTAATAGCTATTTTTACCTCCTTATTTCTCAAAGTATAAATAATTGGATTTAACAAAGGGGTAAAAATGGTATAAAATACAGAAACCATTTTATCTGCTGCATATGCTACAGTGGGTCTTACATAGATAAAAACACATGATCCAAAGAATAAGGTCACCACAATAAGGTGGGAGGCACACGTTGAAAAGgttttccccatcccttccccagaTTGAGTCTTTAGTATTGTGGTAATGATTCTCATATAAGACGTAAGTAACACAATGGAGCAAATTAAAGAGATCATCCCACTGTTTGCAACAAACACTATTTCAATAATGAAGATGTCAGAGCAGGCTAATACTAACAAAGGGTGTATATCGCAGAAAAAATGATCTATATTATTGGGGCCACAAAAGGTTAGTTGGCATGTCAAAACGGTTTGGATGATAGAATGCAAAAAACTTGCTGCCCAGCAAACTGCTTCAAGCCAATAACAAACGTTTCGGTTCATGATACTAGTGTAGCGCAATGGGTTACATATTGCCACATACCGGTCATAGGCCATAACTGCAAGAAGAATGCCTTCTGTGCCTGCAAAGAAATGTAGAAAGAACAGCTGTGTAACGCAAGCACCAGAAGAAATAGTGTCACTTTTTGAAAGGAAGTCTATTAGAATTTTGGGGATAGTCACTGATGCATAGCACAGGTCTAAAAAAGACAGCCTgcccaggaaataatacatggcAGATTGAAGACGTGGTTCTACTTGGACTGTTATCATGATGAGAAGGTTTCCAGTCAATATCAGAATATACACAGCAAGCAGACAAATGAACAATGCAATCCTCAGTTTGGGGAAATTGGATAGCCCTAGGAGAGTGAATTCCACGACAGTGCTTTGATTTGCTGCCTTCATCTTCCCTGCTATATTCCTACTTCTTTCCTAGGGAAtcacagtaataataaaaaaaaacagttaataTAGTAACATAGTAGAGGCAGAACACTTCACAAGAAACAACTGTGCAGGTAGAATTTGTGTTGATTGGTGCATGCCCTTAATAGAGTGTGGCCACACTGTTCAACCAGACAAGAAACGGAAAAAGGAATAAGGACAGACCTCCAGGAGATCTTGAAATCTTTACAAGGACAAGACAAAAACATTCCCAATTCGGTGAAAAAAATCCTAACATTTCCTTTTGCTAGAGCTTGCAATCCCATTAAAATATTTCTGGTCACTCAGGGCCTTTCATCAGGTGTtgctttttgtatgtgtgtgtgttgtgtatattTGTACTGTGTGTGAATGAGAGAATTAATTATTTAAAAGAAGACACGTTTCAATTCTGCAGAAATGTAGAAATGCCTGTATGTAATACTATTGGGAATAATCAATAGCCTCTACTTGGACTTTCTAACGGTCTTCCCCCAAAAGGATTGAGGGCCATTAATTAGCAATCCTTAATCCAATCCCGATTATTGTAGGTGAATCCCTACTTGCAAGAGAGGAAATCTGAGATTGTAATATACAAAAAAGATGAAGAGGGTGATGTAACAAGACAATTGATGTTAATTACAAACATGTTCATATTTGATCTCTTAGGGGCTTATTCAGGATCCCCCATTTATTTCAATTGGGAACTTTCAACGGAGACGATACGAATGCTTGTTTCAGcaaatatactgtagaataagctATAGTTGGGCAATCCaatccaaatccgtttcccataTTTTACCgaatttgccattcaaaatccgttttgcggtgtaaaatctgccgacggattgttacagtttcaatctgCGCAGATTAAtccaaatccgccattggatacaatccgctggtggattttaacaatccatccGCGGATTGCAATCCACTGACAGATTATTAAAATCCGTCAGCGGATTGCAGAATCCGTGGATGGATTGTTggtgttaaaaaaacaaatccGCAAAAGGCAGATCCCCATGTTTGAGACGCGGAAATCCGCAGACAAAAGGAACAGGACGATTTGTGGTGAATCCAAATCCGGCcaaaaaatttgcccatctctacaataAGCCCTTCAGCATCAATACTACCATTTTGCCCATGTGCATCAACATCAGGAACATTTTCCCTCATTTAGTGTGTGTCAATTATTCACCTTTTTCTGTCATCAAAACAAAACGGTCAGGTCTGCCCTGGGTTAATTTCCCTGGTTAAAATCTACTTCAAATTTAAAGAAAACCCCCTTGTTATGTTTCATGTTACCAGAAAGTGGTGCAGTGCATTGAAACAAAGTTTCGTATGTATTGCTATTTCACCCATTAAAGTGGAAACATTTACATACTAAAACATATTCACACCAGAGCTTGACCCCAGTGATATTGCAGTTAAATAGTTGGCCACTCGCTACCTCAGCAGTATTGTAAAGCAAttgtttttttaacctttttttgtttatggaaccctataattatattgtgaaactctgcggaaccccaaccatctctaatagtgcggctgagatcagatgcattgtaaggaaaccaaaccctctctaatagcgtgtctgagatcagatgcattgtaaggaaaccaaaccctctctaatagcgcggctgagatcagatacattgtaaggaatcccaaccctctctaatagcgtgtctgagatcagatgcattgtaaggaaccccaaccctctctaatagcccgtttgagatcagatgcattgtaaggaaccccaaccctctctaatagtgtgtctgagatcagatgcattgtaaggaaccccaaccctctctaatagcgcgtctgagatcagatgcattgtaaggaaccccaaccctctctaatagcgcgtctgagatcagatacattgtaaggaatcccaaccctctctaatagcgcatctgagatcagatgtattgtaaattattccatatttggtacaatttttaaatgacctgaaaattgcagggaacacaTTAGAGATGCCCGGTTCCTAGGAACATCTGTTGAAAAAACACTGTTGTAGAGTATAGCCACTATTCAATGGGTGTGTAGGCACAAAGGAGAAAATCCTGAAGGATGTCCAAGAAACTAACAATTGCTTTAAATAAAATGTGTTCTTTGGAAATACTCCTGTTGATGCGGTGCAGCACTTTTCTCATACATTCTGGGAAATGGTAACCAGAATAACACTAAACAGCAAAAACATTACTCATAATAACATGGCAATTATTTTTAACACTGCTCCAAATTATTTTTACTTTAACATTTAGATTAATTGAAATTAGAACAGAATGATGTGTACTTTTTTATTTAGAACTAGTGTTAGTGAATATAAATGAGCAGTCTTTCTGGGGTTGACCGTGGCGGATGATTTTGGCGCACTCTCTCTTGGGCACAGACGTTTTATTCTAGTACATACCATTAACACCTGCACACCAAGTGCAGGCCATTCCTGTGTGCCCAAAAAAATGAGAAACAAATCCCTTTTGATGGTGATGACACAGACTGAGACATTTCAGGTTCATAGGCTTCTTAGagtgtcatttatcaaagtctgccGGCTGCAAAGATTGGAGGGAAAAAACTGCACCAAATTCCTAGACTTTTTGTTGACATGGAAAacacattttttgttgttgtaaatcTGGTGCAGCATTCTTGCCCCACTTTTGCCCCAGAcatgcagccaggagacttggaTAAATAACCCCCATATGCGGTCTGGTCAATTGAGTAACTCAGATTTTTGGTAAAGTCTTCAGTACTTACCTAGATCAATATACCAACACAATAGCGTATTCCATAGCAAAAAGGAAAAGTCTTATTCTACAGAGTAAATGTTATATGTAATCTGGGATCAAACCATGAAGCTTTGCTAAGGTGATTTAATAATGTCTCTTGCATATCTCTACAGTACAGCACACATAGAAGGTGAAACTATTGTCCACATAACTGGCATTCAAAAAGCAACCTTCTATAATGTATAAGAATGACCGTATTAACGACTGAATAAGCGACCAGAGACATTGGTGAATATCCTTACTGTAAAAATGTTGGTTAAAGACATTGGTTTTTCAGCCAATACCTGACAATGAGATCAGAAATATTGATAATAAAATTGATcaatataaacaaaaataatagacagcactcacacaaatagataaatatatatagagcGGGGTGCCACGGTCTAGAGAGGGCCCAATCCCTCTCAAACACAATATAGTACTGAAaaaaatccagcacaccctaataatagatTCAAAGTCAATGGTATATAACCAAATTGAAAATGTAATCAGTGCACAAATGAATCAAACAACTGACAACGCCACACTGAGTGAACAGAAAACACATAGGTAGGAACCTATGTGGGATGTGCAGGAGGATAAGGGATAAAAGGAAAATTAGAATAAGGTGggaaaaggaagggaaggtggggtgaagggtggagagggggaaaaacaaCATAAAAGTGGGTCAAGAAGGGAAAGTTGTTTTGCCCCCTCTCCACCCTTCATcccaccttcccttccttttccCACCTTATTCTAATTTTCCTTTTATCCCTTATCCTCCTGCACATCCCACATATGTTCCTACCTATGGGTTTTCTGTTCACTCAGTGTGGCGTTGTCA from Ascaphus truei isolate aAscTru1 chromosome 6, aAscTru1.hap1, whole genome shotgun sequence encodes:
- the LOC142497406 gene encoding olfactory receptor 4Q3-like, with translation MERSRNIAGKMKAANQSTVVEFTLLGLSNFPKLRIALFICLLAVYILILTGNLLIMITVQVEPRLQSAMYYFLGRLSFLDLCYASVTIPKILIDFLSKSDTISSGACVTQLFFLHFFAGTEGILLAVMAYDRYVAICNPLRYTSIMNRNVCYWLEAVCWAASFLHSIIQTVLTCQLTFCGPNNIDHFFCDIHPLLVLACSDIFIIEIVFVANSGMISLICSIVLLTSYMRIITTILKTQSGEGMGKTFSTCASHLIVVTLFFGSCVFIYVRPTVAYAADKMVSVFYTIFTPLLNPIIYTLRNKEVKIAIKALLVKKIFPVK